The proteins below come from a single Carnobacterium divergens DSM 20623 genomic window:
- a CDS encoding alpha/beta hydrolase: protein MKKLLTFFILLLIFTSACTATPKKSTLPKLALENEIPIVVIHGSGGNEDSFDAFIQKLNDLPDPSTETLKVTIAGDGQLDYQGTLTKDAKHPIVSIGFEENNAPIEDWSKGLQKLLTHLKKTYQFQQFDAIGFSNGGLALTDYAEEYDQKEDVPHLRKMVVLGAPFNELDPEDNQVNLDFKGVPFQTDELKTYIRNRSKLNPQLAVLSIAGDDGSGEKTDSIVPLGSALSSRLIFPENVHTYLEKITTDTHIGLVDNQEVVGWVHHFLTDNPPLNTEKKVELVGN from the coding sequence ATGAAAAAATTACTCACTTTTTTTATCCTACTTTTAATTTTTACAAGTGCTTGCACAGCCACTCCTAAAAAAAGTACCTTACCCAAACTAGCACTGGAAAATGAAATTCCAATCGTTGTCATTCATGGAAGTGGAGGCAATGAAGATTCATTTGATGCTTTTATTCAAAAATTAAACGACTTACCTGACCCTTCAACTGAAACATTAAAAGTAACAATTGCTGGGGATGGTCAACTAGATTATCAAGGAACCCTCACCAAAGATGCTAAACATCCAATTGTATCTATTGGGTTTGAAGAAAATAATGCGCCTATCGAGGATTGGAGCAAAGGACTTCAAAAATTACTCACTCATTTGAAAAAAACGTATCAATTTCAGCAATTTGATGCGATTGGTTTTTCGAATGGCGGGTTAGCACTAACGGATTACGCTGAGGAGTATGACCAAAAAGAAGACGTTCCTCACTTACGCAAAATGGTGGTTTTAGGTGCTCCTTTTAATGAGCTAGACCCTGAGGACAATCAGGTGAATCTTGATTTTAAAGGGGTTCCTTTTCAAACAGATGAGTTGAAAACTTATATCCGTAATCGCTCAAAGTTAAATCCACAATTAGCTGTCCTTTCGATTGCAGGCGATGATGGAAGTGGTGAAAAAACCGATAGTATCGTTCCACTTGGCAGTGCTTTGTCGTCACGGTTGATTTTCCCAGAAAATGTCCATACTTATCTTGAAAAAATAACAACGGATACGCATATTGGATTGGTTGATAATCAAGAGGTTGTGGGGTGGGTACATCATTTTTTGACGGATAATCCTCCTTTAAACACAGAAAAAAAAGTTGAATTGGTTGGAAACTAA
- a CDS encoding NUDIX domain-containing protein produces the protein MKFNSKAEEKYYYERVAPEADFLEWYANEDLPQYEKPSVTVDNVMLCYDKEAQQLKMLLIKRIANPFRNCWALPGGFVDKQEATTATCLRETKEETGIELTKEAIYEIGSFSQPNRDPRGWTITISYLALLPTMPITTAGDDAKEAQWFNVSIKDEQLLLSFNEQKITIDLTSTKSNKTALAFDHEAIIRRGFKKLLLTENQPQLKILIGKTSESKDVEKIMKKLNR, from the coding sequence ATGAAATTTAACTCAAAAGCAGAAGAAAAATATTACTATGAACGAGTGGCACCAGAAGCTGATTTCTTAGAGTGGTACGCCAATGAAGACTTGCCTCAATATGAAAAACCTTCTGTTACAGTCGATAATGTGATGCTTTGCTATGATAAAGAAGCGCAGCAACTTAAAATGCTGTTAATCAAAAGAATAGCCAACCCTTTTAGAAATTGTTGGGCATTGCCAGGAGGTTTTGTTGACAAACAAGAAGCGACCACAGCAACTTGTCTAAGAGAAACTAAAGAAGAAACTGGAATTGAATTAACAAAAGAGGCTATTTATGAAATAGGTTCATTTAGCCAACCTAATCGTGATCCTCGTGGCTGGACAATTACTATTAGCTATTTAGCTCTCTTACCAACAATGCCTATTACAACCGCAGGAGATGATGCAAAAGAAGCCCAATGGTTTAATGTATCAATCAAAGATGAACAGTTACTGCTGAGTTTTAATGAACAAAAAATTACAATTGATTTAACGAGTACAAAATCTAATAAGACAGCTTTAGCATTTGATCATGAGGCCATCATTCGTAGAGGTTTCAAAAAACTACTTTTAACTGAAAATCAACCTCAGTTGAAAATATTAATTGGTAAAACAAGTGAATCGAAAGACGTTGAAAA